The following proteins are encoded in a genomic region of Streptomyces sp. NBC_01723:
- a CDS encoding IS1380 family transposase, with amino-acid sequence MREPISSYPRVRVQGDGRQVVSQAGAVLLLETVRKTGLDQAISAALAPWRKPRAVHDPGKILLDLALAVAMGGDCLADIGMLRAEPAVFGPVASDPTVSRLIDTLAASGEKALRAIRSARAEVRQRAWRLAGRAAPDAGGAVTVDLDGVLVIAHSDKEDAAPTWKRTYGHHPLMGFVDHGPGGTGEPVAALLRPGNAGSNTASDHVTAAQLALAQLPKKYRRGRRTLIRTDSAGGTHDFVAWLAQRGRWLSYSVGMVITDAIHQHVLKVPASAWTAAIETGGEIRDGAWVAELTGDVLDGWPKDMRLIVRKERPHPGAQLRLTDADGMRLTCFATNTSGRPIAELELRHRLRARAEDRIRAARATGLRNLPLHRTAQNRIWLEIVQIALDLLAWMPMLALTGKARLWEPRRLRLRLFTTAGQLVTTGRRQILRLAQHWPWTSHITAALERLALLPNPG; translated from the coding sequence GTGAGAGAGCCTATCTCGTCGTACCCGCGTGTCCGTGTCCAGGGAGACGGTCGGCAGGTGGTCTCGCAGGCCGGTGCGGTCCTGCTGCTGGAGACGGTCCGCAAGACGGGCCTTGACCAGGCGATATCCGCAGCCCTGGCGCCCTGGCGGAAGCCGCGGGCCGTCCACGATCCCGGGAAGATCCTCCTGGACCTCGCGCTGGCAGTCGCGATGGGCGGGGACTGCCTGGCGGATATCGGCATGCTGCGGGCCGAGCCGGCCGTGTTCGGGCCGGTCGCCTCCGACCCGACGGTCTCCCGCCTCATCGACACCCTCGCAGCCTCCGGGGAGAAGGCCCTGCGGGCCATCCGTTCCGCGCGGGCTGAAGTCCGTCAACGTGCCTGGCGGTTGGCCGGACGGGCAGCGCCTGATGCGGGCGGGGCGGTGACCGTCGACCTCGACGGGGTGCTGGTGATCGCGCACTCGGACAAGGAGGACGCCGCACCCACCTGGAAGCGGACCTACGGCCATCACCCGCTGATGGGCTTCGTCGACCACGGACCGGGCGGCACGGGGGAACCGGTCGCGGCCCTGCTCAGACCAGGAAACGCGGGCTCGAACACCGCGTCCGACCACGTCACCGCCGCCCAACTGGCGCTGGCCCAGCTGCCGAAGAAGTACCGGCGTGGGCGCCGGACCCTGATCCGCACTGACTCCGCGGGCGGCACTCACGACTTCGTCGCATGGCTCGCCCAGCGGGGACGGTGGCTGTCCTACTCGGTCGGCATGGTGATCACCGACGCGATCCACCAGCACGTGCTGAAGGTTCCGGCCTCGGCCTGGACGGCGGCCATCGAGACCGGCGGCGAGATCCGCGACGGCGCCTGGGTCGCTGAACTCACCGGCGACGTTCTGGACGGCTGGCCCAAGGACATGCGGCTGATCGTCAGGAAGGAACGACCGCACCCCGGGGCCCAGTTGAGGCTCACGGACGCGGACGGCATGCGGCTGACCTGTTTCGCCACCAACACCTCGGGCCGGCCGATCGCCGAGCTCGAGCTCCGTCACCGGCTGCGGGCCCGGGCCGAGGACCGCATCCGGGCCGCCCGGGCCACCGGCCTGCGGAATCTTCCTCTGCACCGCACGGCCCAGAACCGGATCTGGCTGGAGATCGTGCAGATCGCTCTCGACCTGCTGGCCTGGATGCCGATGCTCGCCCTGACCGGCAAGGCCCGTCTCTGGGAACCTCGCCGCCTGCGGCTCCGCCTGTTCACCACGGCCGGACAGCTCGTGACCACCGGCCGTCGGCAAATCCTCCGCCTGGCCCAGCACTGGCCCTGGACCAGTCACATCACTGCCGCCCTCGAACGGCTCGCACTCCTGCCGAACCCGGGATGA
- a CDS encoding IS5-like element IS1373 family transposase → MGGVISADDPKWIEPFAGLTEVQFARLVALVRRRGGDVQRGRPWRLSLEDRVLLVATYWRTNLTLRQVAPLFGVSKSAADRILDHLAPLLAISPARRPRKDTVYIVDGTLVPTRDRSVAASSKNYRYSTNLQVVIDANSRLVVAIGLPLPGSRNDCRAFTESGIDRACRGAPTLADGGYQGTGLLIPHRKRRGQSHLSPSQEAENAVHRRARARVEHALSRLKNWKILRDCRLKGDGVHQAMLGIARLHNLALTG, encoded by the coding sequence ATGGGTGGGGTGATCTCAGCAGATGATCCGAAGTGGATCGAGCCGTTTGCGGGTCTGACCGAGGTGCAGTTTGCGAGGCTGGTGGCACTGGTACGGCGCCGAGGTGGCGACGTTCAGCGTGGCCGGCCATGGCGGCTGTCGCTCGAAGACCGGGTGTTGCTGGTGGCGACGTACTGGCGCACGAACCTCACGTTGCGGCAGGTGGCGCCGTTGTTCGGAGTCTCGAAGTCCGCTGCCGACCGCATCTTGGACCATCTCGCACCGCTGCTGGCCATCTCGCCCGCGCGGCGGCCGCGCAAGGACACCGTCTACATCGTCGACGGCACTCTGGTGCCCACCCGCGACCGCAGTGTCGCCGCGTCCAGCAAGAACTACCGGTACTCGACCAATCTGCAGGTCGTCATCGACGCCAACAGCCGCCTGGTCGTGGCCATCGGTCTCCCGCTGCCCGGCAGCCGCAACGACTGCCGGGCCTTCACCGAGTCCGGCATCGATCGGGCCTGCCGCGGCGCCCCGACCCTTGCCGACGGCGGCTACCAAGGCACCGGCCTCCTGATCCCGCACCGCAAACGACGAGGCCAGAGCCACCTCAGCCCCTCGCAGGAGGCAGAGAACGCCGTCCATCGCCGGGCACGAGCGCGCGTGGAACACGCCCTGTCGCGGTTGAAGAACTGGAAGATCCTGCGGGACTGCCGACTCAAGGGCGACGGAGTTCACCAGGCCATGCTCGGCATCGCCCGACTGCACAACCTGGCCCTCACTGGATAA
- a CDS encoding DUF4365 domain-containing protein — translation MADRKTVTRQTFIGEKGIALIERRCLEMGHLFHPRRVDHGIDGHIDLVDPDSRAVLNLTLLVQSKAQERRFSGETDDGFHYLCDQRDLDHWLSGNSPVILVFSHPESHEAWWVEVKAAFPDAVSRAARRVDIDKHTQRFDRDAAQALLRLAMPRTTGLYLRPASITEVLTTNLLPVIEMPPTVHLAPTTFTDYRAAGGALETQGRRESGWILRDNLVLSFHDLRDSPLRVLCDGDPERHETREWADSDDLDTQHRFADLLSRTVQGSYPELRWHKDRKHMHFRATSHLGPRKAGKGPGSRGRTVFGPHTSKSDPQRVGYYHHAALRMRFRRLDGVWYYQLEPDYCFTTDGYTEYPFADRLLAGIKRLDRHPAVRGWTRMWANYLRQEADLFTEARPVQFGELATMTVERGIDDLLWGPAPSGATPEDDQDPSAGGQESLDAVLAAADADTQDLLSLLQDGESDEGAPRRRSPGSKARSAGLRTPRQGRASGARRGR, via the coding sequence GACGGACACATCGATCTGGTCGACCCCGACAGCCGCGCCGTGCTGAACCTGACCCTGCTGGTCCAGAGCAAGGCGCAGGAACGGCGTTTCTCTGGCGAGACGGACGACGGCTTCCACTATCTCTGCGACCAGCGCGATCTTGATCACTGGCTGTCCGGTAACTCGCCGGTCATCCTGGTCTTTTCCCACCCCGAGAGTCATGAGGCGTGGTGGGTGGAGGTCAAGGCGGCGTTCCCGGACGCGGTCAGCCGTGCTGCCCGCCGCGTGGACATCGACAAGCACACCCAGCGCTTCGACCGGGACGCCGCCCAGGCGCTGCTGCGCTTGGCGATGCCGCGGACGACGGGCCTGTACCTGCGGCCCGCGTCGATCACCGAAGTGCTGACCACGAACCTGCTGCCCGTCATCGAGATGCCGCCGACCGTGCATCTGGCCCCGACGACCTTCACTGACTACCGCGCGGCCGGTGGCGCACTGGAGACGCAGGGCCGGCGTGAGTCCGGCTGGATCCTGCGGGACAACCTGGTCCTGTCGTTCCACGACCTGCGGGACTCGCCTTTGCGGGTGCTCTGCGACGGAGATCCCGAGCGGCACGAGACCAGAGAGTGGGCGGACAGCGACGACCTCGACACCCAGCACCGCTTCGCTGACCTGCTCTCCCGGACCGTTCAGGGCTCCTATCCGGAACTGCGGTGGCACAAGGACCGCAAGCACATGCACTTTCGCGCGACCTCGCACCTGGGGCCTCGCAAGGCGGGCAAGGGACCCGGATCACGCGGCCGGACCGTGTTCGGTCCGCACACCTCGAAGTCCGACCCACAGCGCGTCGGCTACTACCACCACGCTGCACTGCGCATGAGATTCCGGCGCCTGGACGGTGTCTGGTACTACCAGCTGGAACCGGACTACTGCTTCACCACCGACGGGTACACCGAATACCCTTTCGCCGACCGGCTCCTGGCGGGGATCAAACGTCTCGACCGGCATCCGGCGGTCCGAGGCTGGACCCGCATGTGGGCCAACTACCTGCGCCAGGAGGCCGACTTGTTCACGGAAGCACGGCCCGTCCAGTTCGGCGAGCTGGCCACCATGACGGTCGAGCGCGGTATCGACGACCTGTTGTGGGGGCCGGCGCCGTCCGGGGCCACACCCGAGGACGACCAGGACCCGTCCGCCGGAGGGCAGGAAAGTCTGGACGCTGTACTGGCTGCCGCGGATGCGGACACCCAGGATCTCCTCAGCCTGCTCCAGGACGGCGAGAGCGACGAGGGTGCTCCTCGGCGAAGAAGCCCTGGAAGCAAAGCCAGGTCTGCAGGACTGCGGACGCCCCGTCAGGGACGGGCGAGCGGTGCGAGGCGAGGCCGGTGA